A single genomic interval of Fructobacillus americanaquae harbors:
- a CDS encoding LysR family transcriptional regulator, which produces MRITDLQYYLALATYRNFSQVSEKFGISQPTVSLAMQRLEKELGAKLILRQAAHKNVTLTHAGELLRQHATLIVEQYQVAQTEIKRDSEDSLLIGLPPIIQVAYFPAIATVLSDDSLAHLKTVEVGAQEAIDQLKNGELDASFVGYLDDIDQSEFNLIPFDEQPFAILAADDYPLVQKGSVSFEEIKDERFILLKDNFVHTQAFDQLARAAHFHANVLFNSSEPYGILSLIRQNRGIGFMVHHPALTFPGVTTLPITDDDQPIFKVGFAYRKDIVLTDEQQLIFDELLAATKIGWPDHRTPPLEE; this is translated from the coding sequence TTGCGCATAACCGATTTACAATACTATTTAGCCCTCGCAACTTACCGAAACTTTTCTCAGGTTTCTGAGAAATTTGGAATTTCTCAACCAACCGTCTCGCTTGCGATGCAACGGTTGGAAAAAGAGCTTGGCGCCAAGCTCATTTTGCGACAGGCTGCGCATAAAAACGTGACACTCACCCATGCCGGCGAACTTTTGCGACAACATGCTACCTTAATTGTGGAACAATACCAAGTTGCCCAAACGGAAATCAAACGCGACAGTGAGGACTCACTTTTGATTGGTTTGCCACCCATTATTCAAGTTGCTTACTTTCCAGCCATTGCAACGGTCTTATCTGACGATTCCCTCGCCCATTTGAAAACAGTCGAGGTTGGGGCCCAAGAAGCCATCGACCAGTTAAAAAATGGTGAGCTCGACGCTTCCTTTGTCGGCTATCTCGATGACATCGATCAAAGCGAATTTAATTTAATCCCCTTTGACGAGCAGCCGTTTGCTATTCTGGCTGCCGACGACTACCCCTTGGTGCAAAAAGGGTCCGTGTCATTTGAAGAAATCAAAGACGAAAGATTCATCTTACTGAAAGATAACTTCGTTCATACCCAGGCTTTCGACCAGTTGGCCCGAGCCGCCCATTTTCATGCCAACGTTTTGTTTAATTCCTCGGAACCCTACGGAATTCTAAGCCTGATTCGACAAAATCGTGGGATTGGCTTTATGGTTCACCACCCAGCGTTGACTTTCCCGGGTGTGACCACATTGCCAATCACAGATGACGACCAGCCCATATTTAAGGTCGGCTTTGCTTACCGAAAAGACATCGTCTTAACGGACGAACAACAGCTGATTTTTGATGAGCTCTTGGCCGCCACCAAAATTGGCTGGCCGGATCACAGAACACCCCCATTGGAGGAATGA
- a CDS encoding metal ABC transporter solute-binding protein, Zn/Mn family: MQKKKTTIVVTILVLILAVAGSLVAWQSNSQKDDKKSDKLTIVASTNVYAELAKTVAGNHANVSAIITKQSVSPEDYEPTNAVAKKVAKADIAFGNGLGYDAWLQKLAKTSKSTQVLYVGNDILNKKSGSNPHLWNDPANMIKAAQGLADTLSKKDPKHKADYQANAQAYATKLKPVTDKIAELKSAVAGKEVMETEPVYEYMLDALGANVVGTDFAEAIEEGNDPSPAVLTDIQNKIKNHELAFLVYNTQTTGGTVDKIVKLAKDNNIPIVKVTETSPEKTSYVDWKLSELKQVQEIVAK; this comes from the coding sequence ATGCAAAAGAAGAAAACAACCATCGTGGTCACAATCTTAGTACTGATTTTGGCTGTCGCTGGTAGCTTAGTTGCTTGGCAAAGCAACAGTCAAAAAGATGACAAAAAGTCTGACAAATTAACCATTGTCGCCTCAACCAATGTCTATGCCGAATTGGCCAAGACGGTTGCCGGCAACCATGCTAATGTTTCAGCCATTATTACCAAACAGTCCGTTTCACCAGAAGATTATGAACCAACTAACGCCGTTGCGAAAAAGGTTGCCAAGGCTGATATTGCCTTTGGAAACGGCTTGGGCTACGATGCTTGGTTGCAGAAATTAGCCAAGACGTCGAAGTCAACCCAAGTGCTCTATGTTGGTAACGATATTTTAAACAAGAAGTCTGGCTCAAACCCCCACTTGTGGAACGATCCAGCCAACATGATTAAGGCCGCGCAGGGATTGGCTGACACGCTCAGCAAGAAGGACCCTAAGCACAAGGCTGATTATCAAGCCAATGCACAGGCCTACGCTACAAAGCTGAAGCCAGTGACCGACAAGATCGCCGAATTGAAATCTGCAGTCGCCGGTAAGGAAGTCATGGAAACTGAACCAGTCTATGAATACATGTTGGACGCCTTAGGTGCGAACGTGGTCGGAACTGATTTCGCCGAAGCCATTGAAGAAGGAAATGATCCTTCTCCAGCTGTCTTGACTGACATTCAAAACAAGATTAAGAACCACGAACTCGCCTTTTTGGTTTACAACACGCAAACCACAGGTGGCACAGTTGATAAAATCGTCAAGTTGGCCAAGGACAACAACATTCCAATCGTCAAGGTGACAGAAACTTCACCTGAGAAAACTTCTTACGTCGACTGGAAACTCAGTGAATTGAAGCAAGTTCAAGAAATTGTTGCGAAGTAA
- the argH gene encoding argininosuccinate lyase codes for MSDKLWGGRFTGKAAEWVDEFGASIGFDYRLAAEDLEGSLAHVKMLGQQDIISAEEAEQISAGLHAIQADLATDKVEFSVANEDIHLNIESLLTKKIGPVAGKLHTGRSRNDQVATDFHLWVKHRLPAVKEAITELQQTLLDLAKKHAGVIMPGYTHMQHAQPISYGHYLLAYFEMFQRDFERFEFNEKHTDMLPLGAAALAGTTFPIDRQLVADELGFDSIYHNSLDAVSDRDFALEFLSNASILMVHLSRMAEELILWGTYEFNYIELSDNFSTGSSIMPQKKNADFAELVRGKTGHVFGSLMGLLTVMKGLPLAYNKDMQEDKAATFEVMDTILASVKVFTGMLSTMTVHADRMEAATKDDFSNATELADYLATKGVPFRQAHAVVGELVLKGIQTGQTLNEMSLADLQAADSHIEEDVYEELTSKAAVNRRTSLGGTAVANVLQEISRGQERLAAR; via the coding sequence ATGTCCGATAAATTATGGGGTGGCCGGTTTACCGGCAAAGCAGCAGAATGGGTCGATGAATTTGGCGCCTCAATCGGCTTTGATTATCGGTTGGCAGCCGAAGACCTGGAGGGTTCATTAGCTCACGTGAAAATGTTAGGGCAGCAAGACATTATTTCAGCTGAGGAAGCTGAACAAATTAGTGCTGGTCTCCACGCTATTCAGGCTGATTTGGCCACTGACAAGGTGGAATTTTCCGTTGCCAATGAGGACATTCACCTGAATATCGAGTCCTTGTTGACGAAAAAGATTGGTCCGGTTGCGGGAAAGCTGCATACTGGTCGGTCACGGAATGATCAGGTGGCTACTGATTTTCATCTGTGGGTTAAGCACCGCTTGCCAGCAGTCAAGGAAGCCATCACTGAGTTGCAGCAGACCCTTCTTGATTTAGCCAAGAAACATGCGGGTGTGATTATGCCCGGCTATACGCACATGCAACATGCCCAGCCAATTAGCTATGGCCACTACCTGTTGGCCTATTTTGAGATGTTTCAACGTGACTTTGAGCGGTTTGAATTTAATGAAAAGCATACGGATATGCTCCCATTAGGAGCTGCGGCCTTAGCTGGTACGACCTTCCCCATTGACCGCCAACTAGTGGCAGACGAATTGGGCTTTGACTCTATCTACCACAATAGTTTAGATGCGGTTTCGGACCGGGATTTTGCCCTCGAGTTTCTCTCGAACGCCTCCATTTTGATGGTCCATTTGTCACGGATGGCGGAAGAACTGATTTTGTGGGGAACCTATGAGTTCAATTACATCGAACTTTCGGATAACTTCTCAACCGGATCATCGATTATGCCTCAAAAGAAGAATGCGGACTTTGCCGAACTTGTTCGGGGAAAGACCGGGCACGTCTTTGGTAGCCTAATGGGATTGTTAACGGTGATGAAGGGGCTGCCTTTGGCCTACAATAAGGATATGCAGGAAGATAAGGCAGCCACCTTCGAGGTCATGGATACGATTTTGGCCTCCGTAAAGGTCTTTACGGGAATGTTATCAACGATGACAGTTCATGCTGATCGGATGGAAGCCGCTACGAAGGATGATTTCTCGAATGCGACTGAATTGGCCGATTATTTGGCTACGAAGGGGGTGCCATTCCGTCAAGCCCACGCTGTTGTTGGTGAGTTGGTTTTGAAGGGCATTCAGACAGGGCAAACACTCAATGAGATGTCTTTGGCTGATCTCCAAGCCGCTGATAGCCATATTGAAGAAGATGTCTATGAAGAGCTGACTTCCAAGGCGGCCGTTAACCGCCGAACTTCCCTTGGTGGTACGGCCGTTGCAAACGTCCTCCAGGAAATCAGTCGGGGACAGGAACGATTGGCAGCACGGTAG
- a CDS encoding argininosuccinate synthase translates to MTKKIVLAYSGGLDTSVAIPWLIDKGYEVIAVVLDVGQGGKDLDEIQKKGLQVGAAQSIVVDGKEEFANEYVAPVIKANALYEGAYPLVSALSRPLIIKKLVEIAHENGADAIAHGSTGKGNDQVRFEAAIHALDPDLAIEAPIRDFHWSREEEIDYAKDHNVPVPIGKQSPYSIDANLWGRANEAGILEDPWNIAPDDAWGMTVAPEEAPEEATFLDLTFEEGLPVALDGEKLTLAQLIVKLNQIAGANGIGRIDKIENRLVGIKSREVYEAPAAAVIMAAHKDLEDLTLERDVAHYKPLLEQKVTDLIYNALWITPLFDALQAFINQTQQVVNGTVKMKLYKGQAVAVARKSEENSLYNKNLATYTAADSFDQVAAGGFIKLWSLPSMVFEQVNHIHSEQKK, encoded by the coding sequence ATGACAAAGAAAATTGTATTGGCATATTCAGGTGGACTCGATACTTCTGTGGCAATTCCATGGTTGATTGATAAGGGCTATGAAGTCATTGCCGTTGTCTTGGACGTTGGTCAAGGCGGCAAGGACTTGGATGAAATTCAAAAGAAGGGCCTCCAAGTTGGCGCAGCTCAGTCAATCGTTGTTGATGGTAAGGAAGAATTTGCCAACGAATACGTTGCCCCAGTAATCAAGGCCAATGCCTTGTATGAAGGTGCCTATCCTTTGGTTTCAGCACTTTCACGGCCATTGATTATTAAGAAATTAGTTGAAATTGCCCATGAAAACGGGGCCGATGCAATTGCTCACGGCTCAACTGGTAAGGGCAACGACCAGGTTCGTTTCGAAGCAGCGATTCATGCCTTGGATCCTGATTTGGCCATCGAAGCCCCAATCCGTGACTTTCACTGGTCACGTGAAGAAGAGATCGATTACGCCAAGGACCACAACGTTCCGGTGCCAATTGGTAAGCAATCACCATACTCGATTGATGCCAATCTGTGGGGCCGGGCCAACGAAGCCGGTATCCTCGAAGACCCTTGGAACATTGCCCCCGATGATGCTTGGGGTATGACGGTTGCACCAGAAGAGGCACCAGAAGAAGCGACATTTTTGGACTTGACCTTTGAAGAAGGGTTGCCGGTCGCCCTTGATGGGGAAAAGTTGACCTTGGCGCAGTTAATTGTCAAGTTAAATCAGATTGCTGGCGCAAATGGTATCGGCCGGATTGACAAAATTGAAAACCGTTTGGTTGGCATTAAGTCTCGTGAAGTTTATGAAGCACCAGCCGCAGCCGTGATTATGGCTGCCCACAAGGATTTGGAAGACCTGACCCTGGAGCGTGACGTTGCGCACTACAAACCTTTATTGGAACAGAAGGTGACGGATTTGATTTACAACGCACTGTGGATTACGCCACTCTTTGATGCCTTGCAGGCCTTCATCAACCAGACACAACAGGTTGTTAACGGTACAGTGAAGATGAAGTTGTACAAGGGCCAAGCCGTTGCCGTTGCGCGGAAGTCTGAGGAAAACTCACTGTATAACAAGAACTTAGCCACTTATACGGCAGCCGATAGCTTTGACCAAGTTGCTGCTGGAGGCTTCATTAAGTTGTGGTCATTGCCAAGTATGGTCTTTGAGCAAGTCAACCACATCCATTCAGAACAAAAGAAATAG
- a CDS encoding amino acid ABC transporter ATP-binding protein, with the protein MTNPLISVKHLKKDFGGNEVLKDINGDIDAGQVVCIIGPSGSGKSTLLRCINQLERPTSGVVDFNGVDLAQQSDQELAKLGEQIGMVFQNFNLFPNMSVLANLKLAPMRVKGMSDEEATAVAMKYLTSVGLADKADAFPNSLSGGQKQRVAIARALAMQPQVLFFDEPTSALDPENVGEVLKVMKSLADGKMTMVVVTHEMNFAKQVADEIWFMADGVIQEKNTPNELFGHPQNPKTQDFISKVLAD; encoded by the coding sequence ATGACTAATCCATTAATTTCTGTAAAACATCTCAAAAAAGACTTCGGTGGCAATGAAGTTCTCAAAGATATTAACGGCGACATTGATGCCGGTCAGGTGGTCTGCATTATCGGCCCTTCTGGTTCTGGTAAAAGTACCTTACTTCGTTGCATCAACCAGTTGGAACGTCCAACTAGCGGTGTTGTTGATTTCAACGGTGTTGACTTAGCTCAACAATCTGATCAGGAATTGGCCAAGCTTGGTGAACAAATCGGCATGGTCTTCCAAAACTTTAATCTCTTCCCCAATATGTCGGTCTTGGCTAATTTGAAATTAGCGCCAATGCGAGTCAAGGGCATGTCCGACGAAGAAGCGACTGCCGTAGCGATGAAATACTTGACGAGTGTTGGTTTGGCTGACAAGGCTGATGCCTTCCCAAACAGTCTGTCTGGTGGGCAAAAACAACGGGTGGCCATTGCCCGTGCTCTAGCAATGCAGCCTCAGGTTTTGTTCTTCGACGAACCGACTTCTGCCTTGGACCCTGAAAATGTCGGTGAAGTCCTCAAGGTCATGAAGTCATTGGCGGATGGCAAGATGACCATGGTGGTCGTCACCCACGAAATGAACTTCGCCAAGCAGGTCGCTGATGAAATCTGGTTTATGGCTGATGGTGTGATTCAAGAAAAGAATACACCGAACGAGTTGTTTGGCCATCCACAAAATCCAAAGACCCAGGACTTTATTAGTAAAGTTTTGGCTGATTAA
- a CDS encoding ABC transporter substrate-binding protein/permease, protein MKNITKWLQQAFITITILVVAGLGMTQVAHADDGLQKIKKAGVMKVAISPDYPPYEFQVNKNGTSTDVGMDVDIVKQIAKDLGVKLEIKNMDFSSVLVAVQTGKVDMAIGGINPTDERRQSVDFSKIYYNGGQSFLISKTNAAKYKTASDLQGTKIGAQTGTLQYDLAQQKISGATVVGMDKTPNLIFALKTNKVAAVGVEKPVAQAYVANDKDLKMIDSGYQLDINQTGAAIAFAKGNPELVAAVNKSIDKIEDHGWINTYLKNAGKNMSENTVDTSMLRYWHYFYSGFLNTTLIAFVSVAFGIILGIILALMKMSKFKVLSWPAISYIEIVRGTPMMVQILLVYFGLGALINIPALTAGIIAVSLNSGAYVAEIIRGGITSLDKGQKEAAKSLGLNQKDTMRFVILPQAFKNIWPALGNEFISVIKESSIVSIIGVTDLVYELNIVRADTYRGIAPIVVVMVIYFLMTFILTRGLNYLEGKMNHD, encoded by the coding sequence ATGAAGAACATAACGAAGTGGTTGCAACAAGCATTCATCACAATCACTATTTTGGTTGTCGCCGGATTAGGCATGACCCAAGTGGCCCACGCTGATGATGGTTTGCAAAAGATTAAAAAAGCGGGAGTGATGAAGGTAGCAATTTCGCCGGATTACCCACCATATGAATTCCAGGTGAACAAAAACGGCACTTCAACTGATGTTGGAATGGACGTTGACATTGTCAAGCAGATTGCCAAGGACCTGGGCGTGAAATTAGAAATCAAAAACATGGACTTTAGTTCCGTCTTGGTTGCCGTCCAAACCGGCAAGGTTGACATGGCCATTGGGGGAATCAACCCAACCGACGAACGTCGTCAAAGCGTCGACTTTTCAAAGATTTATTACAACGGTGGCCAAAGCTTTTTGATTAGTAAGACAAACGCTGCGAAATATAAGACGGCTAGTGATTTACAGGGAACTAAGATTGGCGCCCAAACTGGAACCTTGCAATACGATTTGGCGCAACAAAAAATTTCGGGAGCCACGGTTGTGGGGATGGACAAGACACCAAACCTGATTTTTGCCTTGAAGACCAACAAGGTAGCAGCTGTTGGGGTTGAGAAGCCAGTGGCCCAAGCTTACGTTGCTAATGACAAAGATTTGAAGATGATTGATTCCGGTTACCAGTTGGACATCAACCAAACCGGTGCAGCGATTGCCTTTGCTAAGGGAAACCCTGAATTGGTAGCAGCAGTCAACAAGTCGATCGATAAGATTGAGGACCATGGCTGGATTAATACTTACTTGAAGAATGCCGGTAAGAACATGTCCGAAAATACGGTGGACACGTCAATGCTGCGCTACTGGCACTATTTCTATAGTGGCTTCTTAAACACCACTTTAATTGCTTTTGTTTCAGTTGCCTTTGGAATTATCTTAGGAATTATCTTGGCCTTGATGAAAATGTCAAAGTTTAAGGTCTTGAGCTGGCCAGCTATTTCTTACATCGAAATTGTCCGGGGAACACCAATGATGGTTCAAATCCTCTTGGTTTACTTTGGTCTTGGTGCTTTGATTAATATTCCAGCCCTAACGGCCGGTATCATCGCCGTTTCCTTGAACTCCGGTGCTTATGTTGCTGAAATTATCCGTGGTGGAATTACTTCATTGGATAAGGGACAAAAGGAAGCAGCCAAGAGTCTTGGCTTGAACCAAAAAGACACGATGCGCTTTGTGATTTTGCCACAAGCCTTTAAGAACATTTGGCCAGCATTGGGTAATGAATTTATCTCAGTCATCAAGGAAAGTTCTATTGTTTCGATCATTGGTGTGACTGATTTGGTTTATGAATTGAACATCGTCCGCGCTGACACTTACCGTGGTATTGCACCAATCGTGGTTGTCATGGTGATTTACTTCTTGATGACCTTTATCTTGACGCGGGGCTTGAACTACTTAGAAGGGAAGATGAACCATGACTAA
- a CDS encoding ABC transporter ATP-binding protein — protein MENLVLQQVNKTFGHGLNQVQALQGVDFIANRGELTLILGPSGSGKSTLLTILGGLQRPTKGKVLINGQDISRLTGKEADRFRLDHIGFVLQSYNLVPYLTVKEQFALVDKVKKTENLSPAAMDGYLERLGITQLLDKYPGELSGGQTQRVAIARALYADPDFILADEPTAALDSERVAEVGQLFQEIARRENKAVVVVTHDLRLKEDADRIYELVDGRIKGSN, from the coding sequence ATGGAAAATTTAGTACTACAGCAAGTGAATAAGACCTTCGGTCACGGGTTAAATCAGGTTCAAGCACTGCAGGGTGTCGATTTTATTGCCAACCGTGGTGAGCTCACGCTGATTTTGGGGCCATCTGGTTCCGGGAAAAGTACCCTGCTGACGATTTTAGGTGGCTTACAACGTCCAACTAAAGGGAAAGTTTTGATTAATGGTCAAGATATTAGCCGGTTAACTGGCAAAGAAGCTGACCGCTTTCGGTTAGATCATATTGGCTTTGTGCTTCAATCCTATAATTTAGTGCCGTATTTGACGGTCAAGGAACAATTCGCTTTAGTGGATAAGGTTAAAAAAACCGAAAACTTGTCACCAGCAGCTATGGATGGTTATTTAGAACGACTGGGAATTACGCAGTTATTAGATAAGTATCCGGGTGAGTTGTCCGGTGGGCAAACGCAGCGGGTGGCAATCGCGCGGGCATTGTATGCGGATCCTGATTTTATTTTGGCCGATGAACCAACGGCTGCTTTGGATAGCGAGCGGGTGGCAGAGGTTGGTCAACTTTTTCAGGAAATTGCTCGACGTGAAAATAAGGCCGTGGTCGTCGTTACGCATGATTTACGGTTAAAAGAAGATGCTGATCGAATTTACGAATTAGTCGATGGTCGTATAAAGGGATCAAATTAG
- a CDS encoding ABC transporter permease, with amino-acid sequence MFLAGHEIKKEKLRYGLIVAVIAMIAYLIFILSALALGLANENTAAVNSWQTKSVVLSKDANGDLSQSLLTQADADRVLGKRADLLALTPGILKMGELRDSAMFIGLSKNSQVAQSISLTKGRLWQTKNEVVISSKLANQGIKLGQQLTLGLQSQPLTVVGFAKNAEYNMAPVVYGDQSQWAAIKGTTAQFVGSGFVSRGKLTVRDGNLQVVTKAALFEKMPGYSAQNKTFVLMIAFLILISVVIVAIFLYILTVQKMENFAVLRAQGIPVSYLVLNTLSQTILMMGVAVVVSMALALGTSAIMPAAVPMFFNFSLIGLTGLALVVMGLLGAVIPMRLIAKIDPVTVIGG; translated from the coding sequence ATGTTTTTAGCAGGGCATGAAATTAAAAAAGAAAAGTTACGTTACGGGTTGATCGTAGCAGTCATTGCCATGATTGCCTATTTAATTTTTATTCTAAGTGCCTTAGCACTTGGGTTGGCCAACGAAAATACGGCGGCGGTGAATAGTTGGCAGACCAAATCAGTGGTGTTGAGTAAAGATGCTAACGGCGACCTTAGTCAGTCCTTGTTGACGCAAGCAGATGCTGACCGGGTTTTGGGAAAGCGGGCTGATTTACTCGCCTTAACCCCAGGCATCTTAAAGATGGGTGAGCTCCGCGACTCGGCGATGTTTATTGGCTTGAGTAAAAACAGTCAGGTGGCCCAGAGTATTTCGTTGACAAAGGGCCGCTTGTGGCAAACTAAGAATGAAGTTGTCATTTCTAGTAAGTTGGCCAATCAGGGGATCAAGTTAGGGCAGCAATTAACCCTAGGGCTGCAAAGTCAGCCCCTAACGGTTGTCGGTTTTGCCAAAAATGCGGAATATAATATGGCACCAGTTGTATATGGCGACCAGTCACAGTGGGCTGCCATTAAGGGGACAACTGCTCAATTTGTTGGTTCAGGCTTTGTTAGCCGGGGAAAACTGACCGTGCGTGACGGGAACTTACAGGTAGTTACGAAGGCGGCATTGTTTGAAAAAATGCCTGGTTATAGTGCGCAAAATAAGACTTTCGTGTTGATGATTGCCTTTTTGATCCTGATTTCAGTTGTGATTGTGGCCATCTTCCTCTATATTTTGACGGTGCAGAAGATGGAAAACTTTGCTGTCTTACGGGCACAGGGAATTCCGGTTAGCTATTTAGTGTTAAACACCTTGTCGCAAACCATTTTAATGATGGGTGTAGCGGTAGTTGTTAGCATGGCCTTGGCTCTCGGCACGAGTGCTATTATGCCAGCAGCGGTGCCAATGTTCTTTAACTTTAGTTTGATTGGTCTGACAGGCTTGGCTTTGGTTGTTATGGGGCTATTGGGTGCTGTGATTCCGATGCGGTTGATTGCTAAAATTGATCCAGTAACAGTGATTGGAGGATAA
- a CDS encoding TetR/AcrR family transcriptional regulator, giving the protein MPKPTFLNLNADKKEKISQVLLEEFSTSSLLDANVNNIVKAAGIARGSFYTYFADLEDAYRYTLGQVMTTIHEGFVGDNPFQATRSFIDRVEQNPYYDFLSNYYVVDEAILAAHHQETSSKNWDQATADLPQWLANVAVHHLIREYFLAPTDKEQILALLDALSGWNKQEV; this is encoded by the coding sequence GTGCCAAAACCAACATTTTTAAACTTAAATGCAGACAAAAAGGAAAAAATTAGTCAGGTTCTCTTAGAGGAATTTTCGACCTCTTCGCTCTTAGACGCCAATGTTAACAATATTGTCAAAGCGGCCGGAATTGCTCGCGGATCTTTTTATACTTACTTTGCTGACCTAGAAGATGCCTACCGCTACACGTTGGGCCAGGTGATGACGACGATTCATGAGGGTTTTGTTGGGGATAACCCATTTCAAGCGACTCGCTCTTTTATTGACCGAGTGGAACAAAATCCGTATTACGACTTTTTAAGTAATTATTATGTCGTTGATGAGGCTATTTTGGCTGCTCATCACCAAGAAACCAGCAGTAAAAACTGGGACCAAGCGACGGCTGATTTGCCACAATGGCTGGCCAACGTTGCCGTTCACCATTTGATTCGCGAATATTTTTTAGCACCAACCGACAAAGAGCAAATTTTGGCCTTATTAGATGCCTTGTCAGGCTGGAACAAGCAGGAGGTTTAA
- the pgmB gene encoding beta-phosphoglucomutase, giving the protein MKFEDIKGVIFDLDGVISNTSRLHNVAWQQVAKQVGAQWTESLSNNLKGVSRQDSLELILQAVPADHQYNEREKQELANDKNKHYLRLVDNMTKNDILPGIVPFLESLKHNNYQLALASASKNSSRVLEKIGLSHYFSEIVDPQKLSKGKPDPEIFTTAAKLLSLKPDQCIGIEDAAMGIQAINAANIFSIGIGEQDILKDADIVFENTNLLTLNNIREYFEQRELRQTI; this is encoded by the coding sequence GTGAAGTTTGAGGATATCAAGGGAGTTATTTTTGATTTAGATGGTGTTATTTCGAATACATCGCGGCTGCATAATGTTGCATGGCAGCAGGTGGCCAAGCAAGTCGGAGCACAATGGACGGAGAGTCTTTCGAATAACTTGAAAGGAGTTAGTCGACAGGATTCACTCGAATTAATTTTACAAGCGGTACCTGCTGACCACCAATATAATGAAAGGGAAAAGCAAGAATTAGCCAATGATAAAAATAAGCATTATTTAAGGTTAGTTGATAATATGACTAAAAATGATATTCTTCCCGGAATTGTCCCGTTTTTAGAAAGTTTAAAACACAACAATTATCAATTGGCTTTAGCATCGGCATCCAAAAATTCGTCAAGGGTATTAGAAAAAATAGGGCTGAGTCATTATTTTTCTGAGATTGTTGACCCGCAAAAATTATCTAAGGGAAAACCAGATCCGGAAATCTTTACAACGGCAGCAAAATTATTAAGCCTTAAACCAGATCAATGCATAGGTATTGAAGATGCTGCAATGGGAATACAAGCGATTAACGCAGCTAATATTTTTTCAATCGGTATTGGTGAGCAAGATATTTTAAAAGATGCTGACATCGTTTTTGAAAATACTAACTTGTTAACATTAAACAATATCCGAGAATATTTTGAACAAAGAGAACTGCGACAAACAATTTAA